A single window of Thalassomonas viridans DNA harbors:
- a CDS encoding CDP-glycerol glycerophosphotransferase family protein encodes MVLSYYLLKIPYTVIWEVRELFNLNKDVMLYCANTLDYQIFSSVQKHLPPLKVIAKDKKAQQELAAIGVASKVYPVFPKGVIMCRQAGYKFPASRMKKVGMRHGAYTFKPFANSKGYNLLDQFYMTSSREVERAEAVGIKCAKAVGFPKLDPMFDGSVDTLQLEALAKNAGLDDSKPTLLFTATWNDSGVSAVSHWYDKLDTLTADYNILVTVHPWTKDEIKQKIKSTAKVFFIDTPDIVPYIQLADVCIGDTSSVLAECCALEKDMVTFSVDDGKRTVQEVKQLIKEFSIQIDHFEQLPEAIKQALTRPQQLAEARAKANKIMFDKLDGKAGLRAANYLKELFPQLKQTNN; translated from the coding sequence GTGGTTTTATCTTATTACCTGTTAAAGATCCCCTATACGGTGATCTGGGAAGTGCGCGAGCTATTCAACCTCAATAAAGATGTGATGTTATATTGCGCCAACACCCTCGACTACCAGATATTTTCGTCGGTGCAAAAACATCTGCCGCCGTTAAAGGTCATCGCCAAAGACAAAAAGGCCCAGCAGGAGCTGGCGGCGATCGGCGTAGCATCTAAGGTTTACCCGGTTTTCCCCAAAGGGGTGATCATGTGCCGCCAGGCGGGTTATAAATTCCCGGCTTCGCGCATGAAAAAAGTCGGCATGCGCCACGGCGCCTATACCTTTAAACCTTTCGCCAACAGCAAAGGTTATAACCTGCTGGATCAATTTTATATGACCAGCTCCCGGGAAGTGGAGCGGGCCGAAGCGGTTGGCATAAAATGCGCCAAGGCGGTAGGTTTTCCCAAGCTTGATCCCATGTTTGACGGCAGTGTCGATACGCTGCAGCTGGAAGCCCTGGCCAAAAATGCCGGCCTGGACGACAGCAAACCGACTTTGCTGTTTACCGCCACCTGGAACGACTCCGGAGTCTCCGCCGTCAGCCATTGGTATGATAAACTGGACACCCTGACAGCGGATTATAATATCCTGGTTACGGTACACCCCTGGACCAAAGACGAGATTAAACAAAAAATAAAAAGCACGGCTAAGGTGTTTTTTATCGATACCCCGGATATAGTGCCTTATATCCAGCTGGCAGACGTCTGTATCGGCGATACCAGCTCGGTATTGGCGGAATGCTGCGCCCTGGAAAAAGATATGGTCACCTTCTCCGTGGACGACGGCAAGCGCACGGTACAGGAAGTTAAACAACTGATCAAAGAATTCAGCATTCAGATCGATCACTTTGAACAGCTGCCAGAGGCAATCAAACAGGCGCTAACCCGGCCGCAGCAACTGGCGGAAGCCAGGGCTAAAGCCAATAAAATTATGTTCGACAAGCTCGACGGTAAAGCCGGCCTCAGGGCCGCTAACTATTTAAAAGAGCTGTTTCCCCAACTGAAGCAAACCAACAACTAA
- a CDS encoding potassium channel family protein, which translates to MNSKLTPYTVDEFGVKNYHSGYLLLITLAALYAIIAALSFLLLHFEAGAANSNITTYKDAFWTLQMSASTIGFGDYYPVTLEGRIVVGAMFYIGVGMVGFIGAQFIDRFVGFSDTNVKNRELRKQNAEILEHNQQLEKKIDMLAEKIEAMVASQSK; encoded by the coding sequence ATGAATTCAAAACTGACTCCCTATACCGTTGATGAATTCGGTGTAAAAAATTATCACTCGGGTTATTTGCTGCTTATTACCTTAGCCGCCCTGTATGCCATCATTGCCGCCCTTTCTTTTTTGCTGCTGCACTTTGAAGCCGGGGCCGCCAACAGCAATATCACCACCTACAAGGATGCCTTCTGGACCCTGCAAATGAGTGCCAGCACCATAGGTTTCGGTGATTATTACCCGGTTACCCTAGAGGGCAGAATCGTGGTCGGCGCCATGTTTTATATCGGCGTCGGTATGGTAGGTTTTATCGGCGCGCAATTTATTGACCGCTTTGTCGGCTTCTCCGATACCAATGTCAAGAACCGGGAGTTGCGCAAGCAAAATGCCGAGATTCTTGAGCATAACCAGCAGCTGGAGAAAAAAATAGATATGCTGGCGGAAAAAATAGAAGCTATGGTGGCCAGTCAGTCCAAATAA
- the leuA gene encoding 2-isopropylmalate synthase, protein MDNKVIIFDTTLRDGEQALNASLSVHEKLQIAQAIERLGVDIMEVGFPVSSPGDFESVQQIARTVKNSRVCALARAVEADIQACADALKPAEAFRIHTFISTSDVHVQQKLRKEFSDIEAMAVHAVKFARRFTDDVEFSCEDAGRTPIDNLCRMVEQAIKAGATTVNIPDTVGYTVPTEFGGIISQLFNRVPNIDQAVISVHCHNDLGLAVANSIAAVQVGVRQIECTVNGIGERAGNCSLEEVAMILKTRENLLGLHTGIQHQEIARTSKLVSHLCNMPVQLNKAIVGGNAFSHSSGIHQDGMLKASNTYEIMTPESVGISKTKLNLTSRSGRHVIKHRMASLGYQDSDYDLEQLYADFLALADKKGQVFDDDLEALLFNIQQQDMQDFYHIDYLTVQSGSGEFATASIKLASGDKQQIESATGNGPVDALYRAIKQAVDIEFEVSDYKISNKGAGEDGLGQADIVVTWQGRNFHGFGLATDVIEASGQALIHTLNSIHRAETISALKKEAGAKQSPSSSTNKPQGV, encoded by the coding sequence ATGGATAACAAAGTCATCATATTCGACACCACCTTACGCGATGGTGAACAGGCCTTAAATGCCAGCTTGTCTGTGCATGAAAAACTGCAGATTGCCCAGGCGATTGAGCGCCTGGGAGTGGATATCATGGAGGTGGGTTTTCCGGTATCCTCTCCCGGTGATTTTGAATCCGTCCAGCAAATTGCCAGGACAGTCAAAAACTCCCGGGTCTGTGCTTTAGCCCGCGCCGTGGAAGCCGATATCCAGGCCTGCGCCGATGCGTTAAAGCCCGCAGAAGCCTTCCGCATCCACACCTTTATTTCCACTTCCGACGTGCATGTCCAGCAAAAGTTGCGTAAGGAGTTTTCCGATATCGAAGCCATGGCGGTACATGCGGTCAAATTTGCCCGCCGCTTCACCGACGACGTCGAGTTTTCCTGTGAAGATGCCGGCCGTACACCCATAGACAACTTATGCCGCATGGTGGAGCAGGCGATCAAAGCCGGCGCCACTACGGTGAATATTCCCGACACCGTAGGTTATACCGTACCGACGGAATTTGGCGGCATCATCAGCCAATTATTTAACCGGGTGCCTAATATCGACCAGGCGGTGATCTCCGTACATTGCCACAACGACCTGGGGCTGGCGGTCGCCAATTCCATTGCCGCCGTACAGGTGGGGGTCAGGCAAATCGAATGTACCGTCAACGGCATAGGCGAGCGCGCCGGTAACTGCTCGCTGGAAGAAGTGGCGATGATCTTAAAAACCCGCGAAAATCTGCTAGGGCTGCACACAGGCATCCAGCACCAGGAAATCGCCCGTACCTCCAAGCTGGTGAGCCATTTATGCAATATGCCGGTGCAGTTAAATAAAGCCATAGTCGGCGGCAATGCCTTCAGCCACTCCTCAGGTATCCACCAGGACGGCATGTTAAAGGCCAGCAATACCTATGAAATCATGACCCCGGAAAGTGTCGGCATCAGCAAAACCAAGTTGAATTTAACCTCCCGCAGCGGCCGCCACGTTATCAAACACCGCATGGCCAGCCTGGGTTATCAGGACAGCGATTATGATCTGGAGCAGTTATACGCCGACTTCCTGGCGCTGGCGGACAAAAAAGGCCAGGTATTCGACGATGACCTGGAGGCCCTGCTGTTTAATATCCAGCAACAGGATATGCAGGACTTTTACCATATCGATTATTTAACGGTGCAATCCGGCAGCGGCGAATTTGCCACTGCCAGCATCAAACTGGCCTCGGGAGACAAACAGCAGATAGAGTCCGCCACCGGCAACGGACCCGTAGACGCCTTATATCGCGCCATCAAACAGGCGGTAGATATCGAGTTTGAAGTCTCGGATTACAAGATTTCCAACAAAGGCGCCGGGGAAGACGGCCTGGGCCAGGCAGACATAGTGGTCACCTGGCAGGGACGCAACTTCCACGGTTTCGGCCTGGCCACGGACGTTATCGAAGCCTCGGGTCAGGCGTTGATCCATACGCTGAACAGTATTCACCGCGCAGAAACCATCAGCGCGTTAAAAAAAGAAGCCGGTGCCAAGCAGTCGCCATCCTCTTCAACCAATAAACCACAAGGTGTTTAA
- a CDS encoding TIGR04211 family SH3 domain-containing protein — translation MKRVSCLLISVLFGLSFPVFAQENAAQEEIASEATPGFISDELIIYMHAGAGNNFRILGSVTAGAEVSLTGQENNNYTQIIDARNRTAWVESKYVSSKPGLRFVIAELNEQLTSAADENSQLKQQLDDSETNITSLNDKNQALQDETAQLQQQLATVQQQLKSQDQDIKKEWFINGAIVLGFGLLLGLIIPKLFGGRSNKMDRWT, via the coding sequence ATGAAAAGAGTGAGTTGTTTACTTATCAGTGTCCTGTTTGGTTTGTCTTTCCCCGTATTTGCCCAGGAAAATGCCGCCCAGGAAGAAATCGCTTCAGAAGCTACGCCGGGTTTTATCTCCGATGAACTCATTATCTATATGCATGCCGGCGCCGGCAATAATTTCAGGATCTTAGGCAGTGTTACCGCAGGAGCGGAAGTCTCCCTGACAGGTCAGGAAAACAACAACTACACCCAGATCATTGACGCCCGCAACCGCACCGCCTGGGTAGAAAGCAAGTATGTCTCAAGCAAACCCGGACTGCGCTTTGTGATCGCCGAGCTTAATGAACAACTTACCAGCGCCGCCGATGAAAACAGCCAGCTGAAGCAACAGCTGGATGACAGCGAAACAAATATCACCAGCCTGAACGATAAAAACCAGGCGCTGCAGGATGAAACGGCCCAGTTACAGCAACAACTGGCGACGGTTCAACAGCAGTTAAAAAGCCAGGATCAAGACATCAAAAAAGAATGGTTTATCAACGGTGCCATAGTGCTGGGCTTTGGCCTGCTGCTGGGCCTGATCATTCCCAAACTTTTTGGTGGCCGCAGCAACAAGATGGATCGCTGGACCTAA
- the leuB gene encoding 3-isopropylmalate dehydrogenase translates to MSNIAILAGDGIGPEVMAQAEKVLKAVADKYNFALNFHHYDVGGCAIDNHGTALPESTIKGCEQADAILFGSVGGPKWANLPPTEQPERASLLGLRGHFGLFCNMRPAQLQSAMSHLSPLRADISGQGFDILVMRELTGGIYFGEPKGRQNQGTAEETGFDTMIYSRKEITRIARLAFAAAQKRNNKVISVDKANVLASSQLWREVVNEVAKDYPDVELEHMYVDNAAMQLVRYPDQFDVMLCSNLFGDILSDICAMITGSMGLLPSASLNEQGFGMYEPAGGTAPDIAGKNIANPIAQILSAALLLRYSLNQNEAAAAIEQAVAKTLADQVFTRDLLTEETASQAKSTDEMGDYICNIIKDL, encoded by the coding sequence ATGTCCAATATTGCAATCTTAGCCGGTGATGGCATAGGCCCGGAAGTCATGGCGCAGGCGGAAAAAGTCCTGAAAGCCGTTGCCGACAAATACAACTTTGCCCTTAATTTCCATCACTACGATGTCGGCGGCTGCGCCATAGACAATCACGGCACCGCCCTGCCCGAGTCCACCATTAAAGGCTGCGAGCAGGCGGACGCCATTTTGTTCGGTTCGGTGGGCGGTCCCAAATGGGCCAACCTGCCGCCGACGGAGCAGCCGGAGCGCGCTTCTTTACTGGGGTTGCGCGGCCACTTCGGCCTGTTCTGCAACATGCGCCCGGCACAGCTGCAAAGCGCCATGTCCCATCTGTCGCCGTTAAGGGCGGATATCTCGGGACAGGGCTTTGACATCCTGGTGATGCGCGAGCTGACCGGCGGCATCTATTTCGGCGAACCCAAAGGACGCCAGAACCAGGGCACGGCAGAAGAAACCGGCTTTGATACTATGATCTACAGCCGCAAGGAAATCACCCGCATCGCCAGACTGGCGTTTGCAGCGGCGCAAAAACGCAACAACAAGGTCATTTCCGTGGATAAGGCCAATGTCCTGGCCAGCTCGCAACTATGGCGTGAGGTGGTAAACGAAGTAGCCAAAGACTATCCGGATGTCGAACTGGAACATATGTATGTGGACAATGCCGCCATGCAGCTGGTGCGCTACCCGGATCAGTTCGATGTTATGTTATGTTCGAACCTGTTCGGCGATATCCTATCGGATATCTGTGCCATGATCACAGGCTCCATGGGCCTGTTGCCCTCCGCCAGCCTGAACGAACAGGGCTTTGGCATGTATGAGCCCGCAGGCGGCACAGCCCCGGATATCGCGGGCAAAAACATTGCCAACCCCATTGCCCAGATTTTATCGGCGGCGTTATTGCTGCGTTACAGCCTGAACCAAAACGAGGCGGCTGCCGCCATAGAGCAGGCGGTCGCTAAAACCCTTGCAGACCAGGTGTTTACCCGGGATCTGTTAACCGAAGAAACCGCTTCCCAGGCAAAGTCCACCGACGAGATGGGCGATTATATCTGCAATATCATTAAGGATTTATAA
- a CDS encoding capsule assembly Wzi family protein, with the protein MKFLSALLACAAISPLVQAAPWVEADNIYLRADIQLLSDHQVIKAPVNHFPLMWADITADLDDVNLNTLDEKLNRSYQRVVFHLNQAKQSGQPGSIKIAAATDRPKFKHFGDSQSEKTEITSSQSFMTSNFAARLEIHKVSDAIDDKSFRLDGSYLAYKLGNWNIIGGAVPMWWGPGWDTAFLMSTNARPIPGISLNRQQAVAFETPWLSWLGPWSFTTFMGQLEDNGRTIPNTRLWSSRLSLKPFPSLELGLSRSTMWGGDDRGNGLSDFWDIVVPNESDNKIDDKTDVNDLGSVDLRWSTKVLGQNIGVYYEMGFEDYGISSVAPSKRSHLGGIDTDFFVGDDLYSLYFEASDTYHAECVCVYEHDIYRTGYRYRGKDIGSTYGSNASSITLGVIAQPESDSYWQASASMIELNKNNEDKLVDDEALSHQEILELRGSYRFTWAKSRWQVGALARRTEINNKTENNFEASLSWEYKF; encoded by the coding sequence ATGAAATTCTTAAGCGCCCTTTTGGCATGCGCTGCTATCAGCCCTCTTGTTCAAGCTGCCCCCTGGGTAGAAGCCGATAATATCTACCTGCGCGCCGATATCCAGCTATTGTCCGATCACCAGGTGATCAAGGCCCCGGTCAACCACTTTCCCCTGATGTGGGCAGATATTACCGCCGATCTCGATGACGTCAACCTCAACACCTTGGACGAGAAATTAAACCGCAGTTACCAGCGGGTGGTTTTCCATTTAAACCAGGCGAAACAATCCGGCCAGCCGGGGTCCATTAAAATCGCGGCGGCCACCGACAGGCCCAAATTCAAACATTTCGGCGACAGCCAAAGCGAGAAAACCGAAATTACCAGCAGCCAAAGCTTTATGACCAGCAATTTCGCTGCCCGCCTGGAAATACATAAGGTCAGCGATGCCATAGACGATAAGAGTTTCCGTCTCGACGGCTCCTATCTCGCCTATAAGCTGGGCAACTGGAATATTATCGGCGGCGCCGTGCCTATGTGGTGGGGCCCGGGCTGGGACACGGCTTTCTTAATGTCCACCAATGCCCGCCCTATCCCCGGCATAAGCCTAAACCGTCAGCAGGCAGTCGCCTTTGAGACCCCCTGGTTAAGCTGGCTCGGCCCCTGGAGTTTCACCACCTTTATGGGACAGCTGGAAGATAACGGCCGTACCATACCCAACACCCGGTTGTGGAGCAGCCGGTTAAGCCTGAAACCTTTCCCTTCGCTGGAATTGGGGCTTTCCCGCTCTACCATGTGGGGCGGCGACGACCGGGGCAACGGCCTGTCGGACTTCTGGGATATCGTTGTCCCCAATGAATCGGATAATAAAATCGATGACAAAACCGACGTAAACGATCTGGGCTCAGTGGATTTAAGGTGGAGCACCAAGGTCTTAGGGCAAAACATCGGCGTTTATTACGAAATGGGCTTTGAAGATTACGGCATCAGCTCGGTAGCCCCTTCCAAGCGCAGCCACCTGGGGGGAATCGACACCGACTTCTTTGTCGGCGATGACCTCTACAGCCTCTATTTCGAAGCTTCGGATACCTACCATGCCGAATGTGTCTGTGTTTATGAACATGACATTTACCGCACCGGTTACCGCTATCGCGGCAAGGACATAGGCAGCACCTATGGCAGCAACGCCAGCAGCATCACTTTAGGCGTTATCGCCCAGCCGGAAAGCGACAGCTACTGGCAGGCCAGCGCTTCCATGATCGAGCTTAATAAAAACAACGAAGACAAGCTGGTTGACGACGAGGCCCTCAGCCACCAGGAAATCCTGGAGCTGCGCGGCAGCTACCGCTTTACCTGGGCCAAGAGCCGCTGGCAGGTAGGCGCCCTGGCCCGCAGAACCGAAATCAACAATAAAACCGAGAATAATTTTGAAGCTTCCCTGAGCTGGGAATATAAGTTCTAA
- the leuC gene encoding 3-isopropylmalate dehydratase large subunit encodes MATTLYEKLWQRHLVEEKAGETPLLYVDRHLIHEVTSPQAFANLKFHNRPVRRPGRTIATMDHNISTRSIAIDAAGEGAANQLRTLEKNCKEFGIQLFGMGHKNQGIVHVMGPELGLTLPGTIIVCGDSHTATHGAFGALAFGIGTSEVEHVLATQTLRQTRAKTMKIEVKGQVGVGISAKDIILAIIGKTGSAGATGYVVEYCGEAITALSMEERMTVCNMSIEFGAKAGLIAPDETTFAYLKDREYAPKAALWQQAVDDWQTLKSDADAEFDAVVTLDAEDIKAQVTWGTTPGQVTSIDSVVPSPDDFSDPVEKESCVKALAYMGLTAGTKITDININKVFIGSCTNSRIEDLRAAAAIAKGKKVSPKVDAIVVPGSYRVKEQAEAEGLAQIFTDAGFEWRLPGCSMCLGMNDDKLAAGDRCASTSNRNFEGRQGRGSRTHLVSPEVAAAAAIAGHFVDLNS; translated from the coding sequence ATGGCAACCACCTTATACGAAAAGTTATGGCAACGACACCTGGTAGAAGAAAAGGCCGGTGAAACCCCGTTATTGTATGTCGACCGCCACCTGATCCATGAAGTGACTTCGCCGCAGGCGTTCGCCAATTTAAAATTTCATAACCGCCCGGTGCGCAGACCCGGGCGCACTATCGCGACCATGGATCACAATATTTCCACCCGCTCCATCGCCATAGACGCCGCGGGCGAAGGGGCCGCCAACCAGTTGCGTACCCTGGAGAAGAACTGCAAGGAATTCGGCATCCAGCTGTTCGGCATGGGCCATAAAAACCAGGGCATAGTGCATGTCATGGGACCTGAGCTGGGCCTGACCCTGCCGGGCACCATAATCGTCTGCGGCGACTCCCATACTGCCACCCATGGCGCCTTCGGTGCCCTGGCCTTTGGTATCGGCACCTCGGAAGTGGAACATGTCCTGGCCACGCAAACCCTGCGCCAGACCAGGGCAAAAACCATGAAGATAGAGGTCAAGGGCCAGGTCGGCGTCGGCATCAGCGCCAAGGACATTATCCTGGCGATCATAGGTAAAACCGGCAGCGCCGGGGCAACCGGCTATGTGGTGGAATACTGCGGCGAAGCCATTACCGCCCTGAGCATGGAAGAGCGTATGACGGTATGTAATATGAGCATAGAATTCGGCGCCAAGGCAGGTTTGATCGCCCCGGACGAAACCACCTTCGCCTACCTGAAAGACAGGGAATACGCCCCTAAAGCGGCGCTTTGGCAACAGGCGGTGGATGACTGGCAGACATTAAAGTCCGATGCCGATGCCGAATTTGATGCCGTGGTAACCTTAGACGCCGAAGACATCAAAGCCCAGGTCACCTGGGGCACCACGCCTGGGCAGGTAACCTCTATCGACTCCGTAGTGCCGTCCCCGGACGACTTCAGCGATCCGGTGGAGAAAGAGTCCTGCGTCAAAGCGCTGGCCTATATGGGCCTGACCGCGGGCACTAAAATCACCGACATCAATATCAACAAGGTCTTTATCGGCTCCTGCACCAACTCGCGCATCGAAGACTTGCGGGCCGCCGCCGCAATCGCCAAAGGCAAAAAAGTTTCCCCTAAGGTGGATGCCATAGTGGTGCCCGGCTCCTACCGGGTAAAAGAGCAGGCGGAAGCGGAAGGTCTGGCGCAAATATTTACCGATGCAGGTTTTGAATGGCGCCTGCCCGGCTGCTCCATGTGCCTGGGCATGAACGACGATAAACTGGCGGCAGGCGACAGGTGCGCCTCCACCAGCAACCGTAATTTTGAAGGACGCCAGGGGCGCGGCAGCCGCACCCATCTGGTAAGCCCGGAAGTTGCCGCCGCAGCGGCCATTGCCGGACATTTTGTCGACTTAAACAGCTAA
- the leuD gene encoding 3-isopropylmalate dehydratase small subunit, translating into MEKFTRHQGLVVPLDIANVDTDQIIPKQFLQKTERVGFGQHLFHDWRYLDGAGTRDNPEFILNAPRYRGASVLLARENFGCGSSREHAPWALQEYGFKVIIAPSFADIFYANCINIGILPIKLSDEQINQLFAATAKADIEISVDLPNDQLSFGDTRFEFALDSFQQYCLEQGIDSVGWTLNKLDKIEAFEEKMPAWQ; encoded by the coding sequence ATGGAAAAATTTACCCGACATCAAGGTTTGGTTGTGCCTTTGGATATTGCCAATGTCGACACCGACCAAATCATTCCCAAGCAATTTTTACAGAAAACCGAACGGGTCGGCTTTGGCCAGCACTTATTCCACGACTGGCGCTACCTGGACGGCGCCGGCACCCGGGACAACCCGGAGTTTATTTTAAACGCCCCCAGATACCGGGGCGCCTCTGTCCTGCTGGCCCGGGAAAACTTCGGTTGCGGCTCCAGCCGGGAACATGCTCCCTGGGCTCTGCAGGAATACGGCTTTAAGGTGATTATCGCCCCCAGTTTCGCCGATATCTTTTACGCCAACTGCATTAATATCGGTATCCTGCCGATCAAACTCAGCGACGAGCAAATCAACCAGCTGTTTGCCGCCACCGCCAAGGCCGATATTGAGATCAGCGTTGACCTGCCGAACGACCAGCTCAGCTTTGGCGACACCCGCTTTGAATTTGCCCTGGACAGCTTCCAGCAATACTGCCTGGAACAGGGCATCGACAGCGTCGGCTGGACCTTAAATAAGCTGGATAAGATTGAAGCCTTTGAAGAGAAAATGCCCGCCTGGCAATAG
- a CDS encoding inorganic triphosphatase has translation MQTDETELELKYLLGQTIEAQAVTEFLRRQKLSFEQSGIELKNRYFDTPGLDLARNDIGLRIRSGENLHEQTVKTAGRVFSGLHQRPEYNVALDKKARLPDLHLFPPVVWPDGFEIAPVQQALTAIFSTDFYRTAWKIAVKDGTLIELVLDTGTIASKGRQEAIAEFELELLSGKSGQGMTALFDLTHALMGSFKMRPGVKSKAARGYALWLGASGSKQENFSRRLPLADPENFYPQLDLALRQLQLGIDACITSVTPQRLEAVSEPLLFLEDIFSLLPDIPDSMKMESVALLAQVTELYSALELRLARCAGGKKNREDVNRLLQEFYYHPAVNRLQLALLKVLLGRDSQ, from the coding sequence ATGCAAACAGATGAAACCGAGTTAGAGCTTAAGTATCTGCTTGGGCAAACTATTGAGGCGCAAGCAGTAACTGAATTTTTACGCCGGCAAAAGCTCAGTTTTGAGCAAAGCGGCATTGAGCTTAAAAATCGTTATTTTGATACTCCGGGCCTGGATTTGGCGCGAAACGATATCGGGCTCAGGATCCGCAGCGGCGAAAACCTGCACGAACAAACCGTTAAAACGGCCGGTCGGGTATTCTCCGGGCTGCACCAAAGGCCGGAATATAATGTTGCCCTGGATAAAAAAGCCAGGTTGCCGGATTTGCATCTGTTCCCACCGGTCGTCTGGCCGGACGGATTTGAGATAGCGCCGGTGCAGCAAGCGTTGACGGCGATATTCAGCACAGATTTTTACCGCACCGCCTGGAAAATTGCCGTCAAGGACGGGACGCTTATCGAGCTGGTTTTGGATACCGGCACGATAGCAAGCAAAGGCAGGCAGGAAGCCATTGCCGAATTTGAGCTGGAATTGCTTTCGGGGAAAAGCGGGCAGGGGATGACGGCTCTTTTTGACCTTACCCATGCCTTGATGGGAAGTTTTAAAATGCGTCCCGGGGTTAAAAGTAAAGCCGCCAGGGGCTATGCCTTATGGCTGGGAGCGTCCGGGAGCAAACAGGAGAATTTTTCCAGGCGCTTGCCTTTGGCCGACCCGGAAAACTTTTATCCGCAGCTGGATCTTGCCCTGAGGCAATTGCAGCTGGGGATCGACGCTTGTATAACATCGGTCACACCGCAAAGGCTGGAGGCGGTGAGTGAACCTTTGCTTTTTCTTGAGGACATCTTTAGCTTGCTCCCGGATATACCGGATTCAATGAAAATGGAAAGCGTCGCTTTGTTAGCGCAGGTGACTGAGCTGTATTCGGCGCTTGAACTCCGGCTTGCCCGGTGCGCCGGTGGGAAGAAAAACAGGGAGGATGTTAATCGCCTGCTGCAGGAGTTTTATTACCACCCGGCAGTTAACCGTTTGCAGCTGGCTTTGCTTAAAGTCTTGCTGGGCAGGGATAGCCAATAG
- a CDS encoding general secretion pathway protein GspB encodes MSYILEALKKEQTGQGQTPTLQSSPVPVAIETRSASIGWGVLLTLAIFAALLAGYWLGQNNQQGQVVTVAHAPVTHIPAAQAPAVQVQPAVEAKEKAVATPAQVEPAPVKAPVLAAANSSEKIAAERYFEHPPVKQETQKTAEPQLVVSAEKPKQLPLDFKVQAEEGVSDDLLARFQSAFDETGDTGLEEDVVDEDAGLDASLSAGDSGVTPLGSMPLWVQQGIPDLQFELHIFASDGEGWIRVNGEDKYQGDRIAEDLILTQILPQQVILNYRGENFSLPALSNWSAAGN; translated from the coding sequence ATGTCATATATATTAGAAGCGCTTAAAAAAGAACAAACCGGCCAGGGACAGACGCCGACGCTACAGTCAAGTCCGGTTCCGGTGGCCATAGAAACCCGGTCTGCCTCTATCGGCTGGGGAGTCCTGCTTACCCTGGCGATTTTCGCTGCCCTGTTGGCGGGGTACTGGCTGGGGCAAAACAACCAGCAAGGCCAGGTGGTAACCGTGGCTCATGCACCTGTGACTCATATACCGGCAGCCCAAGCTCCGGCGGTTCAGGTACAGCCAGCTGTTGAAGCCAAAGAAAAAGCAGTGGCAACGCCTGCACAGGTTGAGCCTGCACCGGTAAAAGCTCCGGTCTTGGCTGCAGCCAACAGCAGTGAAAAAATTGCCGCCGAACGTTATTTTGAACATCCTCCGGTCAAACAGGAAACGCAAAAAACTGCAGAGCCGCAGCTTGTGGTGAGCGCCGAAAAACCTAAGCAGCTTCCCCTTGATTTTAAAGTGCAGGCTGAAGAAGGGGTTTCCGATGATTTGCTGGCCAGGTTTCAGTCTGCCTTTGATGAAACCGGCGATACCGGGCTTGAAGAGGATGTTGTGGATGAAGATGCCGGGCTTGACGCCTCGTTGAGCGCCGGTGATTCCGGCGTTACTCCCTTGGGCAGTATGCCCCTTTGGGTACAGCAGGGCATACCGGATCTGCAGTTTGAACTGCATATTTTCGCCAGTGACGGCGAAGGCTGGATCCGGGTGAACGGTGAAGACAAATACCAGGGGGATCGTATCGCCGAAGATTTGATCCTGACGCAGATCCTGCCGCAACAGGTGATCCTGAATTACCGCGGTGAAAACTTCAGTCTGCCGGCCTTGTCCAACTGGTCTGCGGCCGGTAATTAA